From a single Diceros bicornis minor isolate mBicDic1 chromosome 6, mDicBic1.mat.cur, whole genome shotgun sequence genomic region:
- the NFKB2 gene encoding nuclear factor NF-kappa-B p100 subunit isoform X3, translating into MESCYDPQGLDGIIEYDDFKFNPSIVEPKEPAPETADGPYLVIVEQPKQRGFRFRYGCEGPSHGGLPGASSEKGRKTYPTVKICNYEGPAKIEVDLVTHSDPPRAHAHSLVGKQCSELGVCAVSVGPKDMTAQFNNLGVLHVTKKNMMEIMIQKLQRQRLRSRPQGLTETERRELEQEAKELKKVMDLSIVRLRFSAFLRASDGSFSLPLKPVISQPIHDSKSPGASNLKISRMDKTAGSVRGGDEVYLLCDKVQKDDIEVRFYEDDENGWQAFGDFSPTDVHKQYAIVFRTPPYHKMKIERPVTVFLQLKRKRGGDVSDSKQFTYYPLVEDKEEVQRKRRKALPTFSQHFGGGSHMGGGSGGSAGGYGGAGGGGGSLGFFPSSLAYNPYQSGAAPMGCYPGGGGGAQMAAGAPNVDAGEEAAEPSASPVMPQQEPQAPELLQRAREYNARLFGLAQRSARALLDYGVTADARALLAGQRHLLTAQDENGDTPLHLAIIHGQTSVIEQIAHVIYHAQHLGIVNLTNHLHQTPLHLAVITGQTRVVSFLLQVGADPALLDRHGDSAVHLALRVGAGAPDLLRALLQSGVPAMPQLLHVPDFEGLYPVHLAVRARSPECLDLLVDNGAEVEAAERQGGRTALHLATEMEELGLVTHLVTKLRANVNARTFAGNTPLHLAAGLGSPTLTRLLLKVGADIHAENEEPLCPLPSPPTSDSDSDSEGSERDTRSSFRGHTPLDLTRSTKVKTLLLNAAQDTMAPPLTPPSPAGPELPLEDTVLQNLEHLLDGPEAQGSWAELAERLGLRSLVDTYRKTASPSGSLLRSYKLAGGDLAGLLDALSDMGLDEGVRLLRGPEARDKLPSTEAKEDSAYGSQSVEQEAEKLGPPPEPPGGLCHGHPQPQVH; encoded by the exons ATGGAGAGTTGCTACGACCCA CAGGGTCTGGATGGTATCATTGAATATGATGATTTCAAATTCAACCCATCCATTGTAGAGCCCAAGGAGCCGGCCCCAGAGACAG CTGATGGTCCCTACCTGGTGATCGTGGAACAGCCTAAGCAG CGAGGCTTCCGATTTCGATATGGCTGTGAAGGCCCCTCCCACGGGGGACTGCCAGGTGCCTCCAGCGAGAAGGGCCGGAAGACTTATCCCACTGTCAAG ATCTGTAACTACGAGGGACCAGCCAAGATCGAGGTGGACCTGGTAACACACAGTGACCCGCCTCGTGctcacgcccacagcctggtgggCAAGCAGTGCTCGGAGCTGGGGGTCTGTGCCGTGTCTGTGGGGCCCAAGGACATGACTGCCCA aTTTAACAACCTGGGCGTCCTGCATGTGACGAAGAAGAACATGATGGAGATTATGATACAAAAACTTCAGAGGCAGCGACTCCGCTCCAGGCCCCAGGGCCTTACGG AGACTGAGCGGCGGGAGCTGGAGCAGGAGGCCAAGGAGCTGAAGAAGGTGATGGATCTGAGCATTGTGCGACTGCGCTTCTCCGCCTTCCTTCGAGCCAGCGACGGCTCCTTTTCCCTGCCCCTGAAGCCAGTTATCTCCCAGCCCATCCACGACAGCA AGTCTCCTGGGGCCTCGAACCTGAAGATTTCTCGAATGGACAAGACAGCTGGCTCTGTGCGGGGTGGAGATGAAGTTTATCTGCTTTGTGACAAGGTGCAGAAAG ATGACATTGAAGTTCGATTCTACGAGGATGATGAGAATGGATGGCAGGCCTTTGGGGACTTCTCTCCCACAGATGTTCATAAACAG TATGCCATCGTGTTCAGGACACCTCCGTATCACAAGATGAAGATTGAGCGTCCTGTAACCGTGTTCCTGCAACTGAAACGCAAGCGTGGGGGGGATGTCTCTGACTCCAAACAGTTCACCTATTACCCTCTGGTAGAAG ACAAGGAGGAGGTGCAGCGGAAGCGGAGGAAAGCCTTGCCCACCTTCTCCCAGCACTTCGGGGGTGGCTCCCACATGGGTGGAGGCTCCGGGGGCTCAGCTGGGGGTTACGGAGGAGccggaggaggag GTGGCAGCCTCGGCTTTTTCCCCTCCTCCTTGGCCTACAACCCCTATCAGTCCGGTGCGGCCCCAATGGGCTGCTACCCgggaggcgggggcggggcgcaGATGGCCGCCGGGGCGCCTAACGTGGATGCTGGGGAGGAAGCAGCAGAGCCGAGCGCGTCCCCCGTGATGCCCCAGCAGGAACCGCAGGCCCCGGAGCTGCTGCAGCGAG CCCGGGAGTACAACGCGCGTCTGTTCGGCCTGGCGCAGCGCAGCGCCCGAGCCTTGCTCGACTACGGCGTCACGGCGGACGCGCGCGCGCTGCTGGCGGGACAGCGCCACCTGCTGACGGCGCAGGATGAGAACGGAGACAC GCCGCTACACCTGGCCATCATCCACGGGCAGACCAGTGTCATCGAGCAGATAGCCCACGTTATCTACCATGCCCAGCACCTGGGCATTGTCAATCTCACCAACCACCTGCACCAG ACACCCCTGCACCTGGCAGTGATCACCGGGCAGACGAGGGTGGTGAGCTTCCTGCTGCAGGTAGGCGCAGACCCAGCACTGTTGGATCGGCACGGAGACTCAGCGGTGCACCTGGCGCTGCgggtgggtgctggtgcccctGACCTGCTGCGTGCCCTGCTGCAGAGTGGGGTTCCCGCCATGCCCCAACTGTTGCACGTGCCGGACTTCGAGG GGCTGTACCCAGTACACCTGGCGGTCCGTGCACGGAGCCCTGAGTGCCTAGATCTGCTGGTGGACAATGGGGCTGAAGTGGAGGCTGCAGAGCGGCAGGGGGGCCGAACAGCCCTGCATCTGGCCACAGAGATGGAGGAGCTGGGGTTGGTCACCCATCTGGTCACCAAG CTCCGTGCCAATGTGAATGCCCGCACCTTTGCGGGAAACACACCCCTACACCTGGCAGCTGGACTGGGATCCCCAACCCTTACCCGCCTCCTTCTAAAAGTTG gtgcCGACATCCACGCAGAGAACGAGGAGCCCTTGTGCCCACTACCTTCACCCCCCACCTCTGATAGCGACTCAGACTCCGAGGGGTCTGAGAGGGACACCCGAAGCAGCTTCCGGGGCCACACACCTCTTGACCTCACTCGCAGCACCAAG GTGAAGACCTTGCTGCTAAATGCTGCTCAGGACACCATGGCGCCCCCCCTGACTCCGCCCAGCCCTGCAG ggccagagctgcCCCTTGAGGATACAGTCCTGCAGAACCTGGAGCATCTGCTAGATGGGCCAGAAGCCCAGGGCAGCTGGGCAGAGCTGGCTGAACGGCTGGGGCTGCGCAGTCTGGTGGACACGTATCGAAAGACGGCCTCGCCCAGTGGCAGCCTCCTGCGCAGCTACAAG cTGGCTGGTGGGGACTTGGCAGGCCTGCTGGACGCCCTGTCTGACATGGGCCTAGACGAGGGAGTGAGGCTGCTGAGGGGTCCTGAGGCCCGAGACAAGCTGCCTAGCACAG AGGCGAAGGAGGACAGTGCGTACGGGAGCCAGTCAGTGGAACAGGAGGCAGAGAAGCTGGGCCCACCCCCTGAGCCACCAGGAGGGCTCTGCCACGGACACCCGCAGCCTCAGGTGCACTGA
- the NFKB2 gene encoding nuclear factor NF-kappa-B p100 subunit isoform X2: MESCYDPGLDGIIEYDDFKFNPSIVEPKEPAPETADGPYLVIVEQPKQRGFRFRYGCEGPSHGGLPGASSEKGRKTYPTVKICNYEGPAKIEVDLVTHSDPPRAHAHSLVGKQCSELGVCAVSVGPKDMTAQFNNLGVLHVTKKNMMEIMIQKLQRQRLRSRPQGLTETERRELEQEAKELKKVMDLSIVRLRFSAFLRASDGSFSLPLKPVISQPIHDSKSPGASNLKISRMDKTAGSVRGGDEVYLLCDKVQKDDIEVRFYEDDENGWQAFGDFSPTDVHKQYAIVFRTPPYHKMKIERPVTVFLQLKRKRGGDVSDSKQFTYYPLVEDKEEVQRKRRKALPTFSQHFGGGSHMGGGSGGSAGGYGGAGGGGGSLGFFPSSLAYNPYQSGAAPMGCYPGGGGGAQMAAGAPNVDAGEEAAEPSASPVMPQQEPQAPELLQRAREYNARLFGLAQRSARALLDYGVTADARALLAGQRHLLTAQDENGDTPLHLAIIHGQTSVIEQIAHVIYHAQHLGIVNLTNHLHQTPLHLAVITGQTRVVSFLLQVGADPALLDRHGDSAVHLALRVGAGAPDLLRALLQSGVPAMPQLLHVPDFEGLYPVHLAVRARSPECLDLLVDNGAEVEAAERQGGRTALHLATEMEELGLVTHLVTKLRANVNARTFAGNTPLHLAAGLGSPTLTRLLLKVGADIHAENEEPLCPLPSPPTSDSDSDSEGSERDTRSSFRGHTPLDLTRSTKVKTLLLNAAQDTMAPPLTPPSPAGPELPLEDTVLQNLEHLLDGPEAQGSWAELAERLGLRSLVDTYRKTASPSGSLLRSYKLAGGDLAGLLDALSDMGLDEGVRLLRGPEARDKLPSTAEAKEDSAYGSQSVEQEAEKLGPPPEPPGGLCHGHPQPQVH, translated from the exons ATGGAGAGTTGCTACGACCCA GGTCTGGATGGTATCATTGAATATGATGATTTCAAATTCAACCCATCCATTGTAGAGCCCAAGGAGCCGGCCCCAGAGACAG CTGATGGTCCCTACCTGGTGATCGTGGAACAGCCTAAGCAG CGAGGCTTCCGATTTCGATATGGCTGTGAAGGCCCCTCCCACGGGGGACTGCCAGGTGCCTCCAGCGAGAAGGGCCGGAAGACTTATCCCACTGTCAAG ATCTGTAACTACGAGGGACCAGCCAAGATCGAGGTGGACCTGGTAACACACAGTGACCCGCCTCGTGctcacgcccacagcctggtgggCAAGCAGTGCTCGGAGCTGGGGGTCTGTGCCGTGTCTGTGGGGCCCAAGGACATGACTGCCCA aTTTAACAACCTGGGCGTCCTGCATGTGACGAAGAAGAACATGATGGAGATTATGATACAAAAACTTCAGAGGCAGCGACTCCGCTCCAGGCCCCAGGGCCTTACGG AGACTGAGCGGCGGGAGCTGGAGCAGGAGGCCAAGGAGCTGAAGAAGGTGATGGATCTGAGCATTGTGCGACTGCGCTTCTCCGCCTTCCTTCGAGCCAGCGACGGCTCCTTTTCCCTGCCCCTGAAGCCAGTTATCTCCCAGCCCATCCACGACAGCA AGTCTCCTGGGGCCTCGAACCTGAAGATTTCTCGAATGGACAAGACAGCTGGCTCTGTGCGGGGTGGAGATGAAGTTTATCTGCTTTGTGACAAGGTGCAGAAAG ATGACATTGAAGTTCGATTCTACGAGGATGATGAGAATGGATGGCAGGCCTTTGGGGACTTCTCTCCCACAGATGTTCATAAACAG TATGCCATCGTGTTCAGGACACCTCCGTATCACAAGATGAAGATTGAGCGTCCTGTAACCGTGTTCCTGCAACTGAAACGCAAGCGTGGGGGGGATGTCTCTGACTCCAAACAGTTCACCTATTACCCTCTGGTAGAAG ACAAGGAGGAGGTGCAGCGGAAGCGGAGGAAAGCCTTGCCCACCTTCTCCCAGCACTTCGGGGGTGGCTCCCACATGGGTGGAGGCTCCGGGGGCTCAGCTGGGGGTTACGGAGGAGccggaggaggag GTGGCAGCCTCGGCTTTTTCCCCTCCTCCTTGGCCTACAACCCCTATCAGTCCGGTGCGGCCCCAATGGGCTGCTACCCgggaggcgggggcggggcgcaGATGGCCGCCGGGGCGCCTAACGTGGATGCTGGGGAGGAAGCAGCAGAGCCGAGCGCGTCCCCCGTGATGCCCCAGCAGGAACCGCAGGCCCCGGAGCTGCTGCAGCGAG CCCGGGAGTACAACGCGCGTCTGTTCGGCCTGGCGCAGCGCAGCGCCCGAGCCTTGCTCGACTACGGCGTCACGGCGGACGCGCGCGCGCTGCTGGCGGGACAGCGCCACCTGCTGACGGCGCAGGATGAGAACGGAGACAC GCCGCTACACCTGGCCATCATCCACGGGCAGACCAGTGTCATCGAGCAGATAGCCCACGTTATCTACCATGCCCAGCACCTGGGCATTGTCAATCTCACCAACCACCTGCACCAG ACACCCCTGCACCTGGCAGTGATCACCGGGCAGACGAGGGTGGTGAGCTTCCTGCTGCAGGTAGGCGCAGACCCAGCACTGTTGGATCGGCACGGAGACTCAGCGGTGCACCTGGCGCTGCgggtgggtgctggtgcccctGACCTGCTGCGTGCCCTGCTGCAGAGTGGGGTTCCCGCCATGCCCCAACTGTTGCACGTGCCGGACTTCGAGG GGCTGTACCCAGTACACCTGGCGGTCCGTGCACGGAGCCCTGAGTGCCTAGATCTGCTGGTGGACAATGGGGCTGAAGTGGAGGCTGCAGAGCGGCAGGGGGGCCGAACAGCCCTGCATCTGGCCACAGAGATGGAGGAGCTGGGGTTGGTCACCCATCTGGTCACCAAG CTCCGTGCCAATGTGAATGCCCGCACCTTTGCGGGAAACACACCCCTACACCTGGCAGCTGGACTGGGATCCCCAACCCTTACCCGCCTCCTTCTAAAAGTTG gtgcCGACATCCACGCAGAGAACGAGGAGCCCTTGTGCCCACTACCTTCACCCCCCACCTCTGATAGCGACTCAGACTCCGAGGGGTCTGAGAGGGACACCCGAAGCAGCTTCCGGGGCCACACACCTCTTGACCTCACTCGCAGCACCAAG GTGAAGACCTTGCTGCTAAATGCTGCTCAGGACACCATGGCGCCCCCCCTGACTCCGCCCAGCCCTGCAG ggccagagctgcCCCTTGAGGATACAGTCCTGCAGAACCTGGAGCATCTGCTAGATGGGCCAGAAGCCCAGGGCAGCTGGGCAGAGCTGGCTGAACGGCTGGGGCTGCGCAGTCTGGTGGACACGTATCGAAAGACGGCCTCGCCCAGTGGCAGCCTCCTGCGCAGCTACAAG cTGGCTGGTGGGGACTTGGCAGGCCTGCTGGACGCCCTGTCTGACATGGGCCTAGACGAGGGAGTGAGGCTGCTGAGGGGTCCTGAGGCCCGAGACAAGCTGCCTAGCACAG CAGAGGCGAAGGAGGACAGTGCGTACGGGAGCCAGTCAGTGGAACAGGAGGCAGAGAAGCTGGGCCCACCCCCTGAGCCACCAGGAGGGCTCTGCCACGGACACCCGCAGCCTCAGGTGCACTGA
- the NFKB2 gene encoding nuclear factor NF-kappa-B p100 subunit isoform X1: MESCYDPQGLDGIIEYDDFKFNPSIVEPKEPAPETADGPYLVIVEQPKQRGFRFRYGCEGPSHGGLPGASSEKGRKTYPTVKICNYEGPAKIEVDLVTHSDPPRAHAHSLVGKQCSELGVCAVSVGPKDMTAQFNNLGVLHVTKKNMMEIMIQKLQRQRLRSRPQGLTETERRELEQEAKELKKVMDLSIVRLRFSAFLRASDGSFSLPLKPVISQPIHDSKSPGASNLKISRMDKTAGSVRGGDEVYLLCDKVQKDDIEVRFYEDDENGWQAFGDFSPTDVHKQYAIVFRTPPYHKMKIERPVTVFLQLKRKRGGDVSDSKQFTYYPLVEDKEEVQRKRRKALPTFSQHFGGGSHMGGGSGGSAGGYGGAGGGGGSLGFFPSSLAYNPYQSGAAPMGCYPGGGGGAQMAAGAPNVDAGEEAAEPSASPVMPQQEPQAPELLQRAREYNARLFGLAQRSARALLDYGVTADARALLAGQRHLLTAQDENGDTPLHLAIIHGQTSVIEQIAHVIYHAQHLGIVNLTNHLHQTPLHLAVITGQTRVVSFLLQVGADPALLDRHGDSAVHLALRVGAGAPDLLRALLQSGVPAMPQLLHVPDFEGLYPVHLAVRARSPECLDLLVDNGAEVEAAERQGGRTALHLATEMEELGLVTHLVTKLRANVNARTFAGNTPLHLAAGLGSPTLTRLLLKVGADIHAENEEPLCPLPSPPTSDSDSDSEGSERDTRSSFRGHTPLDLTRSTKVKTLLLNAAQDTMAPPLTPPSPAGPELPLEDTVLQNLEHLLDGPEAQGSWAELAERLGLRSLVDTYRKTASPSGSLLRSYKLAGGDLAGLLDALSDMGLDEGVRLLRGPEARDKLPSTAEAKEDSAYGSQSVEQEAEKLGPPPEPPGGLCHGHPQPQVH, translated from the exons ATGGAGAGTTGCTACGACCCA CAGGGTCTGGATGGTATCATTGAATATGATGATTTCAAATTCAACCCATCCATTGTAGAGCCCAAGGAGCCGGCCCCAGAGACAG CTGATGGTCCCTACCTGGTGATCGTGGAACAGCCTAAGCAG CGAGGCTTCCGATTTCGATATGGCTGTGAAGGCCCCTCCCACGGGGGACTGCCAGGTGCCTCCAGCGAGAAGGGCCGGAAGACTTATCCCACTGTCAAG ATCTGTAACTACGAGGGACCAGCCAAGATCGAGGTGGACCTGGTAACACACAGTGACCCGCCTCGTGctcacgcccacagcctggtgggCAAGCAGTGCTCGGAGCTGGGGGTCTGTGCCGTGTCTGTGGGGCCCAAGGACATGACTGCCCA aTTTAACAACCTGGGCGTCCTGCATGTGACGAAGAAGAACATGATGGAGATTATGATACAAAAACTTCAGAGGCAGCGACTCCGCTCCAGGCCCCAGGGCCTTACGG AGACTGAGCGGCGGGAGCTGGAGCAGGAGGCCAAGGAGCTGAAGAAGGTGATGGATCTGAGCATTGTGCGACTGCGCTTCTCCGCCTTCCTTCGAGCCAGCGACGGCTCCTTTTCCCTGCCCCTGAAGCCAGTTATCTCCCAGCCCATCCACGACAGCA AGTCTCCTGGGGCCTCGAACCTGAAGATTTCTCGAATGGACAAGACAGCTGGCTCTGTGCGGGGTGGAGATGAAGTTTATCTGCTTTGTGACAAGGTGCAGAAAG ATGACATTGAAGTTCGATTCTACGAGGATGATGAGAATGGATGGCAGGCCTTTGGGGACTTCTCTCCCACAGATGTTCATAAACAG TATGCCATCGTGTTCAGGACACCTCCGTATCACAAGATGAAGATTGAGCGTCCTGTAACCGTGTTCCTGCAACTGAAACGCAAGCGTGGGGGGGATGTCTCTGACTCCAAACAGTTCACCTATTACCCTCTGGTAGAAG ACAAGGAGGAGGTGCAGCGGAAGCGGAGGAAAGCCTTGCCCACCTTCTCCCAGCACTTCGGGGGTGGCTCCCACATGGGTGGAGGCTCCGGGGGCTCAGCTGGGGGTTACGGAGGAGccggaggaggag GTGGCAGCCTCGGCTTTTTCCCCTCCTCCTTGGCCTACAACCCCTATCAGTCCGGTGCGGCCCCAATGGGCTGCTACCCgggaggcgggggcggggcgcaGATGGCCGCCGGGGCGCCTAACGTGGATGCTGGGGAGGAAGCAGCAGAGCCGAGCGCGTCCCCCGTGATGCCCCAGCAGGAACCGCAGGCCCCGGAGCTGCTGCAGCGAG CCCGGGAGTACAACGCGCGTCTGTTCGGCCTGGCGCAGCGCAGCGCCCGAGCCTTGCTCGACTACGGCGTCACGGCGGACGCGCGCGCGCTGCTGGCGGGACAGCGCCACCTGCTGACGGCGCAGGATGAGAACGGAGACAC GCCGCTACACCTGGCCATCATCCACGGGCAGACCAGTGTCATCGAGCAGATAGCCCACGTTATCTACCATGCCCAGCACCTGGGCATTGTCAATCTCACCAACCACCTGCACCAG ACACCCCTGCACCTGGCAGTGATCACCGGGCAGACGAGGGTGGTGAGCTTCCTGCTGCAGGTAGGCGCAGACCCAGCACTGTTGGATCGGCACGGAGACTCAGCGGTGCACCTGGCGCTGCgggtgggtgctggtgcccctGACCTGCTGCGTGCCCTGCTGCAGAGTGGGGTTCCCGCCATGCCCCAACTGTTGCACGTGCCGGACTTCGAGG GGCTGTACCCAGTACACCTGGCGGTCCGTGCACGGAGCCCTGAGTGCCTAGATCTGCTGGTGGACAATGGGGCTGAAGTGGAGGCTGCAGAGCGGCAGGGGGGCCGAACAGCCCTGCATCTGGCCACAGAGATGGAGGAGCTGGGGTTGGTCACCCATCTGGTCACCAAG CTCCGTGCCAATGTGAATGCCCGCACCTTTGCGGGAAACACACCCCTACACCTGGCAGCTGGACTGGGATCCCCAACCCTTACCCGCCTCCTTCTAAAAGTTG gtgcCGACATCCACGCAGAGAACGAGGAGCCCTTGTGCCCACTACCTTCACCCCCCACCTCTGATAGCGACTCAGACTCCGAGGGGTCTGAGAGGGACACCCGAAGCAGCTTCCGGGGCCACACACCTCTTGACCTCACTCGCAGCACCAAG GTGAAGACCTTGCTGCTAAATGCTGCTCAGGACACCATGGCGCCCCCCCTGACTCCGCCCAGCCCTGCAG ggccagagctgcCCCTTGAGGATACAGTCCTGCAGAACCTGGAGCATCTGCTAGATGGGCCAGAAGCCCAGGGCAGCTGGGCAGAGCTGGCTGAACGGCTGGGGCTGCGCAGTCTGGTGGACACGTATCGAAAGACGGCCTCGCCCAGTGGCAGCCTCCTGCGCAGCTACAAG cTGGCTGGTGGGGACTTGGCAGGCCTGCTGGACGCCCTGTCTGACATGGGCCTAGACGAGGGAGTGAGGCTGCTGAGGGGTCCTGAGGCCCGAGACAAGCTGCCTAGCACAG CAGAGGCGAAGGAGGACAGTGCGTACGGGAGCCAGTCAGTGGAACAGGAGGCAGAGAAGCTGGGCCCACCCCCTGAGCCACCAGGAGGGCTCTGCCACGGACACCCGCAGCCTCAGGTGCACTGA
- the NFKB2 gene encoding nuclear factor NF-kappa-B p100 subunit isoform X4 has product MESCYDPGLDGIIEYDDFKFNPSIVEPKEPAPETADGPYLVIVEQPKQRGFRFRYGCEGPSHGGLPGASSEKGRKTYPTVKICNYEGPAKIEVDLVTHSDPPRAHAHSLVGKQCSELGVCAVSVGPKDMTAQFNNLGVLHVTKKNMMEIMIQKLQRQRLRSRPQGLTETERRELEQEAKELKKVMDLSIVRLRFSAFLRASDGSFSLPLKPVISQPIHDSKSPGASNLKISRMDKTAGSVRGGDEVYLLCDKVQKDDIEVRFYEDDENGWQAFGDFSPTDVHKQYAIVFRTPPYHKMKIERPVTVFLQLKRKRGGDVSDSKQFTYYPLVEDKEEVQRKRRKALPTFSQHFGGGSHMGGGSGGSAGGYGGAGGGGGSLGFFPSSLAYNPYQSGAAPMGCYPGGGGGAQMAAGAPNVDAGEEAAEPSASPVMPQQEPQAPELLQRAREYNARLFGLAQRSARALLDYGVTADARALLAGQRHLLTAQDENGDTPLHLAIIHGQTSVIEQIAHVIYHAQHLGIVNLTNHLHQTPLHLAVITGQTRVVSFLLQVGADPALLDRHGDSAVHLALRVGAGAPDLLRALLQSGVPAMPQLLHVPDFEGLYPVHLAVRARSPECLDLLVDNGAEVEAAERQGGRTALHLATEMEELGLVTHLVTKLRANVNARTFAGNTPLHLAAGLGSPTLTRLLLKVGADIHAENEEPLCPLPSPPTSDSDSDSEGSERDTRSSFRGHTPLDLTRSTKVKTLLLNAAQDTMAPPLTPPSPAGPELPLEDTVLQNLEHLLDGPEAQGSWAELAERLGLRSLVDTYRKTASPSGSLLRSYKLAGGDLAGLLDALSDMGLDEGVRLLRGPEARDKLPSTEAKEDSAYGSQSVEQEAEKLGPPPEPPGGLCHGHPQPQVH; this is encoded by the exons ATGGAGAGTTGCTACGACCCA GGTCTGGATGGTATCATTGAATATGATGATTTCAAATTCAACCCATCCATTGTAGAGCCCAAGGAGCCGGCCCCAGAGACAG CTGATGGTCCCTACCTGGTGATCGTGGAACAGCCTAAGCAG CGAGGCTTCCGATTTCGATATGGCTGTGAAGGCCCCTCCCACGGGGGACTGCCAGGTGCCTCCAGCGAGAAGGGCCGGAAGACTTATCCCACTGTCAAG ATCTGTAACTACGAGGGACCAGCCAAGATCGAGGTGGACCTGGTAACACACAGTGACCCGCCTCGTGctcacgcccacagcctggtgggCAAGCAGTGCTCGGAGCTGGGGGTCTGTGCCGTGTCTGTGGGGCCCAAGGACATGACTGCCCA aTTTAACAACCTGGGCGTCCTGCATGTGACGAAGAAGAACATGATGGAGATTATGATACAAAAACTTCAGAGGCAGCGACTCCGCTCCAGGCCCCAGGGCCTTACGG AGACTGAGCGGCGGGAGCTGGAGCAGGAGGCCAAGGAGCTGAAGAAGGTGATGGATCTGAGCATTGTGCGACTGCGCTTCTCCGCCTTCCTTCGAGCCAGCGACGGCTCCTTTTCCCTGCCCCTGAAGCCAGTTATCTCCCAGCCCATCCACGACAGCA AGTCTCCTGGGGCCTCGAACCTGAAGATTTCTCGAATGGACAAGACAGCTGGCTCTGTGCGGGGTGGAGATGAAGTTTATCTGCTTTGTGACAAGGTGCAGAAAG ATGACATTGAAGTTCGATTCTACGAGGATGATGAGAATGGATGGCAGGCCTTTGGGGACTTCTCTCCCACAGATGTTCATAAACAG TATGCCATCGTGTTCAGGACACCTCCGTATCACAAGATGAAGATTGAGCGTCCTGTAACCGTGTTCCTGCAACTGAAACGCAAGCGTGGGGGGGATGTCTCTGACTCCAAACAGTTCACCTATTACCCTCTGGTAGAAG ACAAGGAGGAGGTGCAGCGGAAGCGGAGGAAAGCCTTGCCCACCTTCTCCCAGCACTTCGGGGGTGGCTCCCACATGGGTGGAGGCTCCGGGGGCTCAGCTGGGGGTTACGGAGGAGccggaggaggag GTGGCAGCCTCGGCTTTTTCCCCTCCTCCTTGGCCTACAACCCCTATCAGTCCGGTGCGGCCCCAATGGGCTGCTACCCgggaggcgggggcggggcgcaGATGGCCGCCGGGGCGCCTAACGTGGATGCTGGGGAGGAAGCAGCAGAGCCGAGCGCGTCCCCCGTGATGCCCCAGCAGGAACCGCAGGCCCCGGAGCTGCTGCAGCGAG CCCGGGAGTACAACGCGCGTCTGTTCGGCCTGGCGCAGCGCAGCGCCCGAGCCTTGCTCGACTACGGCGTCACGGCGGACGCGCGCGCGCTGCTGGCGGGACAGCGCCACCTGCTGACGGCGCAGGATGAGAACGGAGACAC GCCGCTACACCTGGCCATCATCCACGGGCAGACCAGTGTCATCGAGCAGATAGCCCACGTTATCTACCATGCCCAGCACCTGGGCATTGTCAATCTCACCAACCACCTGCACCAG ACACCCCTGCACCTGGCAGTGATCACCGGGCAGACGAGGGTGGTGAGCTTCCTGCTGCAGGTAGGCGCAGACCCAGCACTGTTGGATCGGCACGGAGACTCAGCGGTGCACCTGGCGCTGCgggtgggtgctggtgcccctGACCTGCTGCGTGCCCTGCTGCAGAGTGGGGTTCCCGCCATGCCCCAACTGTTGCACGTGCCGGACTTCGAGG GGCTGTACCCAGTACACCTGGCGGTCCGTGCACGGAGCCCTGAGTGCCTAGATCTGCTGGTGGACAATGGGGCTGAAGTGGAGGCTGCAGAGCGGCAGGGGGGCCGAACAGCCCTGCATCTGGCCACAGAGATGGAGGAGCTGGGGTTGGTCACCCATCTGGTCACCAAG CTCCGTGCCAATGTGAATGCCCGCACCTTTGCGGGAAACACACCCCTACACCTGGCAGCTGGACTGGGATCCCCAACCCTTACCCGCCTCCTTCTAAAAGTTG gtgcCGACATCCACGCAGAGAACGAGGAGCCCTTGTGCCCACTACCTTCACCCCCCACCTCTGATAGCGACTCAGACTCCGAGGGGTCTGAGAGGGACACCCGAAGCAGCTTCCGGGGCCACACACCTCTTGACCTCACTCGCAGCACCAAG GTGAAGACCTTGCTGCTAAATGCTGCTCAGGACACCATGGCGCCCCCCCTGACTCCGCCCAGCCCTGCAG ggccagagctgcCCCTTGAGGATACAGTCCTGCAGAACCTGGAGCATCTGCTAGATGGGCCAGAAGCCCAGGGCAGCTGGGCAGAGCTGGCTGAACGGCTGGGGCTGCGCAGTCTGGTGGACACGTATCGAAAGACGGCCTCGCCCAGTGGCAGCCTCCTGCGCAGCTACAAG cTGGCTGGTGGGGACTTGGCAGGCCTGCTGGACGCCCTGTCTGACATGGGCCTAGACGAGGGAGTGAGGCTGCTGAGGGGTCCTGAGGCCCGAGACAAGCTGCCTAGCACAG AGGCGAAGGAGGACAGTGCGTACGGGAGCCAGTCAGTGGAACAGGAGGCAGAGAAGCTGGGCCCACCCCCTGAGCCACCAGGAGGGCTCTGCCACGGACACCCGCAGCCTCAGGTGCACTGA